One Capsicum annuum cultivar UCD-10X-F1 chromosome 2, UCD10Xv1.1, whole genome shotgun sequence genomic window carries:
- the LOC107859409 gene encoding protein RTF1 homolog — MEEELTDLLLEAAGRTNTGGRNRPPSSSSSRRHHKSSYSDDGSDSRDDDSDDDDDDDDGRGYSGRKLSGSQVPLKKRLDNQEREDDRSIYGNERDSDDGDGYGNESDDDSIGSDLYKDDDDREKLAQMTELEREMILTDRAAKKSDRSLHNKMIKDRAQPRKQSSPRSHSRGMRSSTRALDRAADRDDALNEIRAKRARQQQDPEGQWKLRGDAARRGSGSRGYSPIKRRSFAAVALGSSPTRGESDSHSNEGDSSADDAMDDSDDDKSSPESQLPTFEDIREISIRRSKLAKWFMEPFFDELIVGCFVRVGIGRSRSGPIYRLCMVRNVDASDPNRQYKLENKTTSKYLNVIWGNESSAARWQMAMVSDSLPLRDEFDQWVREVERSGGRLPSKQDVLEKKEAIQKSNAFVYSADTVKQMLQQKKSATWRPLNVAAEKDRLRREMEVAKMKNDEAEVERIKARLQELEASRKVQEKDDKARRLAEMNRKNRAENFKNASELRPVNQLLKAGEAGYDPFSRRWTRSTNYFAKSAPSSEATAATLAAGDNNGANGTADGGEAATEAALQAAAGAGKLVDTNAPVDQGTESNSLHDFDLPISLAMLQKFGGPQGAQAGFMARKQRIEATVGCSVPENDGRRHALTLSVSDYKRRRGLL, encoded by the coding sequence ATGGAAGAAGAGTTAACTGATTTGCTGCTGGAGGCAGCTGGTAGGACGAATACGGGTGGAAGGAACCGTCcaccttcatcatcatcatctagaAGGCATCATAAGAGTTCGTATTCGGATGATGGAAGTGATTCGAGGGATGATGATtctgacgatgatgatgatgatgatgatggtcgGGGTTATTCAGGTCGAAAGCTATCTGGTTCACAAGTTCCTCTTAAGAAAAGATTGGACAATCAAGAAAGAGAGGATGATCGTAGTATTTATGGAAATGAGCGTGATAGTGACGATGGAGATGGTTATGGTAATGAGAGTGATGATGATTCTATTGGAAGTGATCTTTATAAGGATGATGATGACAGGGAGAAGCTTGCTCAGATGACTGAATTGGAAAGGGAGATGATATTGACTGATCGTGCAGCGAAGAAATCTGATAGGAGTCTGCATAATAAGATGATTAAGGATCGGGCTCAACCTAGGAAGCAAAGCTCACCGCGTTCGCATTCTCGTGGTATGCGCTCGTCTACTAGAGCTTTGGATAGGGCAGCTGATAGAGATGATGCATTGAATGAGATACGAGCCAAACGAGCTAGACAGCAGCAGGATCCTGAGGGTCAATGGAAACTTAGGGGGGATGCAGCTAGAAGAGGTTCTGGAAGCAGGGGTTACTCACCTATCAAACGTAGAAGTTTTGCAGCTGTGGCCTTAGGTAGTAGTCCTACCAGGGGAGAAAGTGATTCACATAGTAATGAGGGAGATTCATCAGCTGATGATGCTATGGATGACAGTGATGATGACAAGTCATCACCGGAGTCACAGTTGCCAACGTTTGAGGATATAAGAGAAATCTCCATTCGACGGTCTAAACTGGCAAAATGGTTTATGGAGCCCTTCTTTGATGAGTTAATTGTGGGTTGCTTCGTAAGAGTTGGCATTGGGAGGTCAAGGTCTGGTCCTATCTATAGGCTCTGTATGGTCCGGAATGTTGATGCTTCAGATCCTAATCGACAGTACAAGCTAGAGAATAAAACCACATCCAAATATCTGAATGTCATTTGGGGCAATGAAAGCTCTGCTGCTAGGTGGCAGATGGCTATGGTTTCCGACTCTCTTCCTCTAAGGGACGAGTTTGATCAGTGGGTAAGGGAAGTAGAACGAAGTGGTGGTCGTTTGCCCAGTAAACAAGATGTGTTGGAAAAGAAAGAGGCCATACAGAAATCTAACGCATTTGTTTACTCTGCTGACACTGTAAAGCAGATGTTGCAGCAGAAAAAATCTGCAACATGGAGGCCACTTAATGTTGCTGCTGAGAAGGATCGTTTGAGAAGGGAGATGGAAGTGGCCAAAATGAAGAATGATGAAGCAGAGGTCGAGAGGATTAAGGCAAGACTGCAGGAGCTGGAGGCTAGCAGGAAAGTTCAAGAGAAAGATGACAAGGCTCGCAGGCTCGCTGAGATGAACCGGAAGAATAGGGCTGAGAATTTCAAAAATGCATCAGAACTCAGACCAGTGAATCAACTGTTAAAAGCTGGTGAGGCTGGGTATGATCCTTTTTCTAGAAGGTGGACTAGGTCTACAAATTATTTTGCAAAAAGTGCACCCAGCAGTGAAGCTACTGCTGCAACATTGGCAGCTGGAGACAATAATGGGGCTAATGGAACTGCTGACGGAGGAGAGGCAGCAACAGAAGCAGCCTTGCAGGCTGCAGCAGGAGCTGGAAAGTTGGTGGACACAAATGCTCCGGTAGATCAAGGAACAGAATCAAATTCCCTGCATGATTTCGATCTGCCTATCTCGTTGGCTATGCTTCAGAAGTTTGGAGGGCCTCAAGGAGCCCAAGCCGGATTTATGGCTCGAAAGCAGAGGATAGAAGCAACAGTTGGATGTAGCGTTCCTGAGAACGATGGGAGAAGGCATGCACTAACTTTAAGTGTTAGTGACTACAAGAGGAGGAGAGGGCTCCTTTGA